Proteins from a single region of Pseudopedobacter saltans DSM 12145:
- a CDS encoding chondroitinase family polysaccharide lyase: MIKSLRFLILAFILFSSPVFAQLQVDICENTVPKDWKANYGKLSLSTVHAKMGKQSVKWDWTDQNASIGIIDKDFAKVADDPRSTFVLWLYNEKPIADQLHFVFYEGTKATYKFDVNLAFTGWRTVWVMYHRDMIKLADGGVDKLEITAPASIKKGTLYFDQVLNYVNINPRSPMRDLQVPFVNLEGDKAANAHWNSLYQFNANPGYLPLEASVSEKQKKQFTQITNRYIKLIEGKKTVNEQKSLDSIKKEFAFWDIKRDKGNISGRVIYSVNDIELSGNEVLAKAKVANEKSNVKRYAQLMLAVARLHHQTKSQLIQSETAKMYLDLLDHMEDQGWSYGSGMGALHHLGYNLADYYNSCLLMKDVIKQSGKLDRTFKTMYWYSGLGRTLAEIDQLPVSNIDVFNTLLGSMLSSALILDDTPEKHRYLKHFSNWMSYNVKPNTEITGAFKPDGAVFHHGTLYPAYGVGGYTGLAPIIYVLSKTEFQIAADAHQSFKENMMMMHYYTNSTRWPISVSGRHPTGTWRIPDMPYAYMALSGSPDGKETIDKDMAAVYLLVTKSQQNAYAKRFLNAGIKPAIYPAMHWTLNFGLLDIHRRNDWLLTIKAHNRYIVSHESYPNANVFGRYFSYGQLEVLYPESQKDIASNFKDKGWDWNRIPGTTTLHVPLDLLRADIKNVDDYSGVEEMLLTDEPFAGGVHLNKQGVFAMKLKGHDKYKMGSFKATKSWFTFDSLVVALGSDISNHTKEYPTETTLFQNYLNDKSDVISINNKNIAGFPYTQNKSVTTVLDNRKIGYYIPAKQNVVVYKKNQTSRDQKDLQDTKGDFAGLYINHGQAPQKQAYEYAMLVAIDQAKLDAFAAQMKTNKAPYTVLQKDSIMHRVRYNLKNITGMAIFASNKNLNDQYVVNNSKPCLVMYEEQKDKLALAVVDPDLAFSDKEDDTPRNPDGTRKEVSVYSRDWFKTPSRPTVVTLTLNGLWKKLDGDNKDYTVEYTKDGKTLLTINCKYGLTTNMSLGK; this comes from the coding sequence ATGATAAAGTCATTGAGGTTTTTAATTTTAGCTTTTATACTATTTAGTAGTCCCGTTTTTGCCCAGCTGCAGGTAGATATTTGCGAAAATACAGTTCCAAAAGATTGGAAAGCCAATTATGGTAAATTAAGTTTAAGCACAGTTCATGCTAAAATGGGCAAGCAATCTGTGAAATGGGATTGGACGGATCAAAATGCCAGTATAGGCATAATTGATAAGGATTTTGCTAAGGTTGCCGATGATCCAAGAAGCACTTTCGTGTTATGGTTATATAACGAAAAGCCAATTGCAGATCAATTGCATTTTGTTTTTTATGAAGGAACAAAGGCAACTTATAAGTTTGATGTAAATTTAGCCTTTACAGGCTGGAGAACAGTTTGGGTGATGTACCACAGGGATATGATTAAGCTTGCCGATGGAGGCGTAGATAAATTAGAAATTACCGCTCCGGCATCCATTAAAAAAGGGACTTTATATTTTGATCAGGTACTTAACTATGTGAATATCAATCCAAGATCTCCAATGCGAGATTTGCAGGTGCCTTTTGTCAATTTAGAAGGTGATAAAGCTGCAAATGCACATTGGAATTCTTTGTATCAATTTAATGCTAACCCTGGCTATTTACCTTTAGAGGCCAGCGTTTCTGAAAAGCAGAAAAAGCAATTTACACAAATTACCAACAGATATATTAAACTTATAGAAGGTAAGAAAACTGTTAATGAACAAAAAAGTTTAGACTCCATAAAGAAAGAGTTTGCTTTTTGGGATATCAAAAGAGACAAAGGCAATATCTCGGGGCGTGTTATTTACTCCGTAAATGATATAGAACTTAGCGGAAACGAGGTGCTGGCAAAAGCAAAAGTGGCTAACGAGAAGTCTAATGTTAAAAGATATGCCCAGCTGATGTTAGCAGTAGCCAGGCTACACCACCAAACTAAAAGCCAATTAATCCAATCAGAAACAGCTAAAATGTATCTGGATTTATTAGATCACATGGAAGATCAGGGTTGGAGTTATGGTAGCGGAATGGGCGCTTTACACCATTTAGGTTATAATCTGGCAGATTACTACAACTCTTGTTTATTGATGAAAGATGTTATTAAACAAAGTGGTAAACTAGACAGAACTTTTAAAACGATGTATTGGTACAGCGGTTTAGGAAGAACTTTAGCAGAGATAGATCAGCTGCCAGTTTCTAATATTGACGTTTTCAATACTTTGTTAGGAAGCATGTTGAGTTCGGCTTTAATCTTAGATGATACTCCAGAAAAGCATCGTTATTTAAAGCACTTTTCTAACTGGATGTCTTATAACGTAAAGCCTAATACAGAAATTACCGGAGCATTTAAACCGGACGGAGCAGTTTTTCATCACGGAACGTTATACCCAGCTTACGGTGTTGGCGGTTATACCGGTTTGGCTCCTATCATTTATGTATTGAGCAAAACAGAATTTCAGATAGCAGCAGATGCGCATCAATCATTTAAGGAAAACATGATGATGATGCATTATTACACCAATTCTACGCGCTGGCCAATAAGTGTTTCTGGTAGACATCCAACAGGAACGTGGCGTATTCCGGATATGCCTTATGCTTATATGGCTTTGTCGGGTTCTCCAGATGGCAAAGAAACAATAGATAAAGACATGGCTGCGGTATATTTACTGGTTACAAAAAGCCAGCAAAATGCTTATGCCAAGCGTTTTCTGAATGCAGGAATAAAACCGGCTATCTATCCGGCAATGCACTGGACATTAAATTTCGGTTTACTGGATATCCATAGAAGAAATGATTGGTTATTAACGATTAAAGCTCACAATAGATACATTGTTAGCCACGAATCTTATCCAAACGCCAACGTTTTTGGTAGATATTTTAGCTATGGGCAATTAGAAGTTTTGTATCCAGAGAGCCAAAAAGATATTGCTTCTAACTTTAAAGATAAAGGATGGGATTGGAATAGAATTCCAGGTACTACCACCTTGCATGTACCTTTAGATTTATTAAGAGCAGATATTAAAAATGTAGATGATTATAGTGGTGTTGAAGAAATGTTGCTGACGGACGAACCTTTTGCCGGAGGTGTACATTTAAATAAACAGGGCGTTTTTGCAATGAAATTGAAAGGCCATGATAAGTACAAAATGGGAAGCTTTAAAGCAACCAAATCATGGTTTACATTTGATAGTTTGGTAGTGGCGTTAGGTTCGGATATTTCCAATCACACTAAGGAGTATCCAACCGAAACCACGCTTTTTCAAAATTATCTCAATGACAAAAGTGATGTAATCTCTATCAACAATAAAAACATCGCCGGTTTCCCTTATACGCAAAATAAATCCGTAACTACAGTTTTAGATAACCGTAAGATTGGATATTATATTCCTGCGAAGCAGAACGTTGTAGTTTATAAGAAAAATCAAACTTCACGAGATCAGAAGGATTTGCAGGATACCAAAGGAGATTTTGCAGGATTATACATCAATCATGGTCAAGCGCCACAAAAGCAAGCTTATGAATATGCCATGTTAGTTGCAATAGATCAGGCTAAGTTGGATGCTTTTGCTGCACAAATGAAGACTAACAAAGCTCCTTATACCGTTTTACAAAAAGATAGTATCATGCATCGTGTTAGATACAATCTTAAAAATATAACAGGTATGGCCATTTTTGCCTCAAATAAAAATCTTAATGACCAATATGTTGTTAATAATAGCAAACCTTGTTTGGTGATGTATGAAGAGCAAAAAGATAAGTTGGCGTTGGCAGTAGTAGATCCGGATTTAGCATTTTCTGATAAAGAAGATGATACGCCAAGAAATCCGGACGGTACAAGAAAAGAAGTAAGCGTTTATTCTAGAGATTGGTTTAAAACACCGTCCAGGCCAACGGTTGTCACGCTAACATTGAACGGGCTTTGGAAGAAACTGGATGGAGACAATAAAGATTATACCGTAGAATATACAAAAGATGGTAAGACTTTATTAACCATTAACTGTAAATATGGTTTAACCACAAATATGAGTTTAGGAAAGTAA
- a CDS encoding sulfatase: MKRLVFKAFLLCISCVTVVAQAQQKKPNVIVIVSDDAGYADFGCYGGKEIPTPNIDALAKNGTLFTDAYVSASVCAPSRAGILTGMYQQRFGFEHNISELPVKPYTLNDVGMDPKIKTIGDQMKHNGYRTIAIGKWHQGDLPQYFPLKRGFDEFYGFVGGHRSFFGYPGGKAPSHELALFDNDKIVPENTIGYLTDMFTDKAISFVKENKSKPFFMYLAYNAVHVPMNAKKELMDRFPNITDPGRKAYAAMMVSLDDGVGELVKTLKEQNLYDNTLIVFVNDNGAATGNYADNGKLRGLKGSKWEGGIRVAYIMQYPDQIPAGKVYSKMVSGLDIMPTAVGAGKGELISGQVTDGKNLIPYLNNTIKKAPHDDLFWRRGIAAAVREGDKWKLIRSGDTNPVLLFNLKKDISETKNLAQSHPAKTKKLLAKLAAWEKTIDNPHWLSPYGDKNQILKHRMEVIGREMELKYP; the protein is encoded by the coding sequence ATGAAGAGACTGGTTTTTAAAGCTTTTTTGTTGTGTATAAGCTGTGTGACTGTTGTGGCGCAAGCTCAGCAAAAAAAGCCTAATGTAATTGTTATTGTTAGTGACGATGCAGGTTATGCAGATTTTGGTTGTTATGGTGGAAAGGAAATACCGACTCCAAATATTGACGCTTTAGCAAAGAATGGTACGTTGTTTACAGATGCTTATGTGTCGGCATCGGTATGTGCGCCTTCCAGAGCGGGCATTTTAACCGGAATGTACCAGCAACGTTTTGGTTTCGAGCATAATATTTCTGAATTGCCTGTAAAACCTTACACCTTGAATGATGTGGGGATGGATCCAAAAATTAAAACTATTGGAGACCAAATGAAACATAATGGTTACCGTACCATCGCAATTGGTAAATGGCATCAGGGAGATTTACCTCAGTATTTTCCTTTAAAAAGAGGTTTTGATGAGTTTTACGGTTTTGTAGGCGGGCATAGAAGCTTTTTCGGTTATCCGGGTGGTAAAGCGCCATCTCATGAATTGGCTTTGTTCGATAATGACAAGATTGTACCAGAAAACACGATTGGTTACCTAACTGATATGTTTACAGATAAAGCGATCTCTTTTGTTAAAGAAAATAAGTCTAAACCATTTTTTATGTATTTAGCTTATAATGCGGTTCATGTTCCAATGAATGCGAAGAAAGAGCTAATGGATAGATTTCCTAATATTACAGATCCGGGAAGAAAAGCTTATGCGGCCATGATGGTTTCTTTAGATGATGGAGTGGGCGAGTTGGTGAAGACTTTAAAGGAACAAAATCTTTATGATAATACTTTAATTGTCTTTGTAAATGACAATGGTGCGGCAACAGGAAATTATGCAGATAATGGTAAACTGAGAGGATTGAAAGGCTCTAAATGGGAAGGCGGAATCAGAGTGGCTTATATTATGCAATATCCTGATCAAATTCCGGCCGGAAAAGTTTATAGCAAAATGGTGTCTGGTTTAGATATTATGCCAACAGCTGTAGGTGCAGGTAAAGGAGAATTAATTTCAGGTCAGGTTACAGACGGTAAAAACCTTATTCCGTACTTAAACAATACTATTAAAAAAGCTCCGCATGATGATTTATTCTGGAGAAGAGGAATAGCTGCCGCCGTTAGAGAAGGTGATAAATGGAAATTGATAAGAAGTGGCGATACGAATCCTGTTTTATTGTTCAACCTGAAGAAAGATATTTCAGAGACTAAGAATCTTGCGCAATCGCATCCGGCTAAGACCAAAAAGCTATTAGCTAAGCTGGCAGCATGGGAAAAAACGATAGATAATCCGCATTGGTTAAGCCCTTACGGTGATAAAAATCAGATATTGAAACACCGCATGGAGGTTATTGGCAGAGAAATGGAATTGAAGTATCCGTAA
- a CDS encoding chondroitinase-B domain-containing protein, which yields MNKRTLVLGFVLLCFALPTWAKHILVASVKEVYSKVDQLKAGDTLLLKDGIYKDIQLVVKRSGSKEKPIVIAAQNGGKVFFTGDAKVELRGEYLVLKDIYFKDGNRNVNQWKSHGPGLVAIYGSYNRVTGCVFNAFDEANSAYITTSLTEEGKVPKHCRIDHCVFTDKITFDQVINLNNRPRADKESKVLGEAMYHRIDHCFFSNPPKPGNAGGGIRVGYYRNDIGRCLIDSNLFVRQDSEAEIVTSKSQENVYYGNTILNCQGTLNFRHGDKQVALNNFFISTDNKYGYGGMFVWGSQHIIANNYFNLKKTIKARGNAALYLNPGPEGSEHALAFNSLIVNNFFDDNNGYDINFEPLLERRKEFAKEVNAEFKLPYNITIEGNLFASKQGDKHIPFLGNLDKNNLQNNYSFGQMANDKLFTNVKPTTDGSYNPQSYKGYQLANVKDIKNIEGIDLDIQNLINKGIEGNPLTWNDVRPSWLVEIPGSYAKEGTLDQETKIRFQRVLARDRNN from the coding sequence ATGAATAAAAGGACACTTGTTTTAGGTTTTGTTTTACTATGCTTTGCCCTGCCAACATGGGCAAAGCATATTCTTGTTGCTTCTGTAAAAGAAGTTTATAGTAAGGTTGATCAGCTTAAAGCCGGCGATACATTGCTGCTAAAAGACGGTATCTATAAAGATATCCAATTGGTTGTTAAACGCTCTGGAAGTAAAGAAAAACCAATTGTTATTGCTGCGCAAAACGGAGGAAAGGTTTTCTTTACCGGTGATGCCAAGGTAGAATTGAGAGGTGAATATCTTGTCCTTAAGGATATCTATTTTAAAGACGGAAATCGCAATGTCAATCAATGGAAATCGCATGGGCCGGGTTTGGTGGCTATTTACGGTAGTTATAACCGCGTAACCGGATGTGTTTTTAATGCTTTTGACGAAGCCAACTCTGCTTATATTACCACTTCTTTAACAGAGGAAGGAAAAGTACCAAAACATTGCCGTATAGACCATTGTGTCTTTACCGATAAAATCACTTTCGATCAGGTAATTAACTTAAATAACAGACCCAGAGCCGATAAGGAAAGCAAGGTTTTGGGCGAGGCTATGTATCATCGTATAGACCATTGCTTTTTCTCTAATCCGCCAAAGCCAGGAAATGCAGGTGGCGGTATTCGTGTTGGTTATTACCGAAATGATATCGGCCGGTGCCTGATAGATTCTAACCTTTTTGTCAGACAAGATTCGGAAGCTGAAATCGTGACCAGCAAATCGCAGGAGAATGTTTATTATGGTAATACCATTTTAAATTGTCAGGGAACATTAAACTTCAGACATGGCGATAAGCAAGTAGCTCTAAATAACTTTTTTATCAGTACAGATAATAAATATGGCTACGGCGGAATGTTTGTTTGGGGAAGTCAGCATATCATAGCCAATAACTATTTCAATCTGAAAAAGACTATCAAGGCCAGAGGGAATGCCGCTTTGTATCTTAATCCAGGACCGGAAGGTTCTGAACATGCTTTGGCTTTCAACTCGTTAATCGTCAATAATTTTTTTGATGATAATAATGGTTACGATATCAATTTTGAACCGTTATTAGAAAGAAGAAAGGAGTTTGCTAAAGAGGTGAATGCCGAGTTTAAACTACCTTATAACATCACGATTGAAGGAAATCTTTTTGCAAGCAAGCAGGGCGATAAACATATTCCATTCTTAGGAAATCTGGATAAGAATAACCTTCAGAACAATTATAGTTTCGGACAAATGGCTAATGATAAATTGTTTACCAATGTAAAGCCAACGACCGACGGTTCTTATAACCCGCAAAGTTATAAAGGATATCAGTTAGCTAACGTTAAGGATATTAAGAATATTGAAGGGATTGATCTGGATATCCAAAATCTAATCAATAAAGGAATAGAAGGAAACCCACTAACATGGAATGATGTACGTCCGTCATGGTTAGTGGAAATACCAGGATCTTACGCCAAAGAAGGTACACTGGATCAGGAAACTAAAATACGTTTTCAAAGGGTTTTGGCAAGAGACAGAAATAACTAA
- the cslA gene encoding chondroitinase-AC produces the protein MIKRILLLSFMLMGFSPSVLWAQKQTFELIMGRVAEDNAVTKPKQVDAAAIKLFDKWQEDGSWSDINYKAIDITKWQPSTHLDRLRTIVNAYTDKDGSFYGNPQIFNKIQNALAFWYDQDPKSDNWWHNEIDVPQKLGELLISLRYGSQKLSKELEANLIERMKRGVAEKKTGANKTDIALHYFYRALLTQDKALLKLAVDQLLEPVALVDGAEGLQYDYSYMQHGPQLYISGYGAVYLTGIVKIGKYVANTPYAMSKEQVALFSKFYRDVYLKTFRSKYIDFNVEGRGISRKDILKKTSEKYRINNAKLIDPKNADDWENNRLRVDSAEAPSFKVTPYHQHFWKADYTLHIRPNYSFNVRIASNRTNRSESGNKENLYGRYLSDGATNIQVNGPEYFNIMPIWEWDKIPGTTSVDNKEDLLLDKFWGHLGDNAFAGGVSDQVYGATAYQLDYDNVLAKKAWFFFDDEIVCLGADIHSKDERNVTTTLNQTWLNGKVSSSVADIKTESPEQMNIAANGWLFHNGVAYVFPKPSQVNVSTATQTGSWYKINNSFGKAEVSGSVFKAWIDHGKQPEGADYAYIVLPGLKDAAALKKYNSPIEIVRNDKDVQAVFHKKLNLTQVVFYTAGTATVSGLEITVDKPSVLMVKSLKGAEKEVLVADPLQKETALKVSLKNAKNGVQKDLSITLPTGPYKGSTKSEKVSL, from the coding sequence ATGATTAAGCGAATTCTTCTGTTAAGCTTTATGCTGATGGGCTTTTCTCCATCAGTTTTATGGGCGCAAAAGCAGACATTTGAACTGATTATGGGGCGCGTAGCCGAAGATAATGCGGTTACTAAACCCAAACAGGTAGATGCTGCGGCAATTAAATTATTTGATAAGTGGCAGGAAGATGGCAGTTGGTCTGATATCAATTACAAAGCTATAGATATTACCAAATGGCAACCGTCTACGCATTTAGACAGATTAAGAACTATTGTTAATGCTTATACGGATAAAGATGGTAGCTTTTACGGTAACCCGCAGATATTTAATAAAATACAAAATGCTTTGGCGTTTTGGTACGATCAGGATCCTAAAAGTGACAACTGGTGGCATAACGAGATAGATGTTCCGCAAAAACTGGGCGAACTATTAATTTCTTTAAGGTACGGAAGTCAGAAACTATCAAAAGAATTAGAAGCCAATTTAATAGAGCGCATGAAGCGTGGCGTTGCCGAGAAAAAAACCGGAGCCAACAAAACGGATATTGCTTTACATTATTTCTATAGAGCTTTACTTACCCAGGATAAAGCTTTATTGAAACTGGCAGTAGACCAGCTTTTAGAACCGGTTGCGCTGGTAGACGGGGCAGAGGGTTTGCAATATGATTACTCTTATATGCAACACGGGCCACAGCTATACATCTCTGGTTACGGAGCGGTTTATCTGACAGGTATTGTAAAAATAGGGAAGTACGTAGCGAATACACCTTATGCCATGTCTAAAGAGCAAGTCGCTTTATTCTCTAAATTCTATAGAGACGTGTATTTGAAGACTTTTAGGTCAAAATATATCGATTTTAACGTAGAGGGAAGAGGGATTAGCAGGAAAGACATTTTAAAGAAAACTTCAGAAAAATACCGAATCAATAATGCTAAACTAATTGATCCTAAAAATGCAGACGATTGGGAAAATAACCGTTTGAGGGTAGACAGCGCAGAGGCACCAAGTTTTAAAGTAACTCCTTACCACCAGCATTTCTGGAAAGCGGATTATACATTGCATATTCGTCCGAATTATTCTTTCAACGTTAGAATTGCCAGTAACAGAACCAATAGAAGCGAATCTGGTAATAAGGAAAATTTGTATGGTCGTTACCTTTCTGATGGGGCTACAAACATACAGGTTAATGGACCAGAATATTTTAATATTATGCCTATCTGGGAATGGGATAAAATTCCGGGAACGACCAGCGTAGATAATAAAGAAGATTTATTGTTAGATAAGTTTTGGGGGCATTTAGGAGATAATGCATTTGCCGGAGGGGTGTCAGACCAGGTTTATGGTGCGACAGCTTATCAGTTGGATTATGACAATGTATTGGCTAAAAAAGCGTGGTTCTTCTTTGATGATGAGATTGTTTGCTTAGGTGCAGATATCCATTCTAAAGACGAAAGAAATGTGACTACTACGCTTAACCAGACCTGGTTAAACGGAAAAGTGTCATCTTCTGTAGCTGATATTAAAACGGAAAGTCCAGAGCAAATGAATATTGCAGCAAATGGATGGTTGTTCCATAACGGAGTAGCTTATGTATTCCCTAAGCCAAGCCAGGTTAATGTTAGCACAGCGACGCAAACGGGTTCCTGGTACAAGATTAATAATTCGTTTGGTAAAGCAGAAGTTTCCGGCTCGGTATTTAAAGCATGGATAGACCATGGTAAACAACCCGAAGGTGCAGATTATGCTTATATCGTACTGCCGGGATTAAAAGACGCAGCTGCTTTAAAGAAATACAATTCGCCTATAGAAATTGTTAGAAACGATAAAGATGTACAGGCAGTTTTCCATAAGAAACTGAATTTGACACAAGTGGTATTCTATACAGCAGGTACAGCTACAGTAAGTGGTTTAGAAATTACGGTAGACAAGCCATCGGTATTGATGGTGAAATCTCTAAAAGGAGCCGAAAAAGAAGTTCTGGTAGCAGATCCTTTGCAAAAAGAAACAGCATTAAAAGTAAGTCTTAAAAATGCCAAAAATGGTGTTCAAAAAGATTTGTCAATTACTTTACCGACTGGGCCATATAAAGGTTCTACCAAATCAGAAAAAGTTAGTTTATAA
- a CDS encoding endonuclease domain-containing protein, with product MDSKSFRRLQRQEPTPAEMRMWSILRDRRFSGYKFRRQHSIGKYTVDFYCHRLKLVVEVDGKVHDELGQCFYDYERDQWLSSQGIIVVRYENEALLKWCENVTDDLLALIKDIESKE from the coding sequence ATGGATAGTAAAAGTTTTAGACGATTACAACGACAAGAACCTACACCTGCAGAAATGAGAATGTGGTCTATTCTTAGGGATCGTAGGTTTTCTGGTTATAAGTTTAGGCGACAACATAGCATAGGTAAGTATACAGTAGACTTTTACTGTCATAGACTAAAGTTGGTGGTAGAAGTTGACGGCAAAGTACATGACGAGCTGGGGCAATGTTTTTATGATTATGAAAGAGACCAATGGTTGTCTTCTCAGGGAATCATTGTTGTAAGGTATGAGAATGAAGCCTTACTTAAATGGTGTGAGAATGTAACAGATGATTTATTGGCCCTTATAAAAGATATCGAATCTAAAGAGTAG
- a CDS encoding DUF389 domain-containing protein, with protein sequence MNSFSRLFNLHHNEEDPKKVLEDIIKSISFKGPNLWILACAILIASVGLNVNSTAVIIGAMLISPLMGPIVGAGFALATYNSNLLKKCFKNLFVATVVSLLVSTLYFYLSPFKDVQSELLARTSPNIYDVLIAFFGGIVGAVSITRVEKGNPIPGVAIATALMPPLCTAGFGLATFNLKFLAGALYLYCINCFFICIATFLIIKYLKYKPVTTANENYDRKIKYIISILMTLMILPSFYLAYNLLREKKYTQNIERFIDTEFGRNGYTVIYKKINYNRDPKTIELAFLSKKFDSTEIVLLDRKLNDFGIENTKLDIKQNADLKKEILTEINKQNSSLSEKDLQINELQAQLNQYQINDPKLIKELRILFPDIRDIAMGKLTNYAANDSTSLTTVCIYYANRKIDESKLYNWLKERFNDPNLWIIHRETTK encoded by the coding sequence ATGAACTCTTTCTCAAGACTCTTTAACCTGCACCATAACGAAGAAGACCCAAAAAAGGTCCTGGAAGACATCATAAAGAGCATATCTTTTAAAGGCCCCAACTTATGGATATTAGCATGTGCTATATTGATAGCTTCGGTAGGCCTGAATGTCAACTCAACGGCTGTTATCATTGGGGCAATGCTTATTTCTCCGTTAATGGGACCAATTGTTGGCGCCGGGTTTGCATTGGCTACCTATAACTCGAACTTATTAAAGAAATGCTTCAAAAATCTATTTGTTGCTACAGTCGTAAGTCTTCTTGTTTCTACTTTATATTTCTATCTAAGCCCTTTTAAAGATGTACAGTCTGAATTATTGGCAAGGACATCGCCCAATATATACGATGTATTGATCGCTTTCTTTGGAGGGATTGTTGGTGCGGTATCAATCACAAGAGTCGAAAAAGGGAACCCAATACCTGGAGTAGCTATTGCTACTGCCCTTATGCCTCCGCTTTGTACCGCTGGTTTTGGATTAGCTACTTTTAACCTGAAGTTCCTTGCCGGAGCCCTTTACTTATATTGTATAAATTGCTTTTTCATTTGTATTGCCACATTTTTAATTATTAAATATCTTAAATACAAACCAGTTACCACTGCTAATGAGAACTACGACAGAAAGATAAAATACATTATCAGTATATTAATGACATTGATGATTTTGCCTAGTTTTTATCTTGCTTATAATTTATTACGCGAAAAAAAATACACACAAAATATAGAGCGCTTTATCGATACTGAATTTGGAAGAAATGGCTATACTGTAATCTATAAAAAGATAAATTATAATCGTGACCCAAAAACTATCGAACTGGCTTTTTTATCAAAAAAGTTCGATAGTACTGAAATTGTGCTTCTAGACCGCAAGTTGAATGATTTTGGAATTGAAAACACTAAATTAGATATTAAGCAAAACGCTGATCTGAAAAAAGAGATACTAACTGAAATTAACAAACAGAATTCTTCTTTATCGGAAAAAGACCTTCAAATTAACGAATTGCAAGCGCAATTAAATCAATATCAAATAAATGATCCTAAGTTAATTAAGGAATTAAGAATACTCTTTCCTGACATCAGAGATATAGCTATGGGCAAATTAACAAATTATGCTGCCAACGATTCTACTTCATTAACCACGGTATGTATTTATTACGCTAATAGGAAAATAGATGAAAGTAAATTGTATAATTGGCTAAAAGAACGTTTTAATGATCCAAACTTATGGATTATACACCGAGAAACAACTAAATAG
- a CDS encoding GNAT family N-acetyltransferase, which yields MIKLSPFEITDFEQLASWAETEEILMQFAGPAYQFPLTKEQVQDSLAEADRLLFKVVDQASGNTIGHAQILNKEHSFSLGRIIIGDKLYRGKGIGQILVRQLLEYGFMNLDQEIAELNVFDWNVAAVKCYEKIGFKINPDVSYQREVKGEIWTAVNMKISRALYHALR from the coding sequence ATGATAAAACTATCACCTTTTGAAATTACTGATTTCGAACAATTAGCCTCGTGGGCAGAAACCGAAGAAATTTTAATGCAGTTTGCTGGTCCTGCCTATCAGTTTCCCTTAACCAAAGAGCAGGTGCAAGATTCCCTCGCTGAAGCAGACAGGTTATTATTTAAAGTTGTAGATCAGGCAAGTGGAAATACTATTGGGCATGCGCAAATTCTCAATAAGGAACATTCCTTCTCTTTAGGTAGAATTATTATAGGTGATAAATTATATCGAGGAAAGGGAATAGGGCAGATCCTTGTTAGGCAATTGTTGGAGTATGGATTTATGAATTTAGACCAAGAGATTGCAGAGTTAAATGTATTTGACTGGAATGTTGCTGCTGTCAAATGTTATGAAAAAATAGGCTTTAAAATCAATCCAGATGTGTCTTATCAAAGAGAGGTAAAGGGAGAAATCTGGACCGCTGTCAATATGAAAATTAGCAGAGCACTTTATCATGCATTGCGATAG